A stretch of the Panicum virgatum strain AP13 chromosome 9N, P.virgatum_v5, whole genome shotgun sequence genome encodes the following:
- the LOC120692218 gene encoding GDSL esterase/lipase At2g04570-like isoform X2, whose protein sequence is MNNRFSILTNHATSLCIRICSTTQCRVYRRIYISTAPYPSRQIHHCKKLPPYRRRLQLFAMSSALHFRRHLPWLIFSCFLLHGGGRVLAAAGKGKVPAIIVFGDSSVDTGNNNFIPTVARSNFWPYGRDYANGLPTGRFSNGRLATEFISEAFGLPPSIPAYLDANCTIDQLAAGVSFASAATGLDNATAGVLSVITLAQQLAYFKEYTDRLKAAKGEAAAAEIIGEALYIWSIGTNDFIENYYNLPERRLQYTVGEYQAYLLGLAEAAIRRVHALGGRKMDFTGLTPMGCLPAERIGNRDDPGECNEQYNAVARTFNAKLQELVAKLNSQLPGLHLVFADTYQLLAAVVNRPADYGFENAVQGCCGTGLFEAGYFCSFSTSMLCGNANKYVFFDAIHPTEKMYKLLADTVINTTLHVFM, encoded by the exons ATGAATAATCGTTTCTCCATCCTAACAAACCACGCGACGTCCTTATGTATACGTATCTGCTCCACTACACAGTGTAGAGTGTACAGACGCATATATATAAGCACCGCACCTTACCCGTCCCGTCAGATACACCACTGCAAGAAGCTACCACCGTATCGTCGTCGTCTTCAGTTGTTTGCAATGTCGTCGGCACTCCACTTCCGGAGGCACTTGCCGTGGTTGATCTTCTCCTGCTTCTTGCTTCACGGCGGCGGAAGAGTactggcggcggccgggaaggGGAAGGTGCCGGCGATCATCGTGTTCGGCGACTCGTCCGTGGACACGGGCAACAACAACTTCATCCCGACCGTCGCGCGGAGCAACTTCTGGCCGTACGGGCGCGACTACGCCAACGGCCTCCCCACGGGCCGCTTCTCCAACGGCCGCCTCGCCACCGAATTCATCTCCGAGGCCTTCGGCCTGCCGCCCTCCATCCCCGCCTACCTCGACGCCAACTGCACCATCgaccagctcgccgccggcgtctccttcgcctccgccgccaccggcctcgACAACGCCACCGCCGGCGTCCTCTCGGTGATCACGCTGGCCCAGCAGCTGGCCTACTTCAAGGAGTACACCGACCGCCTCAAGGCCGCCAAGGGCgaagcggcggccgcggagatCATCGGCGAGGCGCTCTACATCTGGAGCATCGGCACCAACGACTTCATCGAGAACTACTACAACCTGCCGGAGCGGCGGCTGCAGTACACGGTGGGCGAGTACCAGGCCTACCTGCTGGGGCTTGCCGAGGCCGCCATCCGCCGCGTGCACGCGCTCGGCGGCCGCAAGATGGACTTCACGGGCCTCACGCCCATGGGCTGCCTCCCCGCCGAGCGGATCGGCAACCGCGACGACCCCGGGGAGTGCAACGAGCAGTACAACGCCGTTGCCAGGACCTTCAACGCCAAGCTGCAGGAGCTCGTCGCCAAGCTCAACAGCCAGCTCCCGGGGCTGCACCTCGTCTTCGCCGACACCTaccagctcctcgccgccgtcgtcaacAGGCCGGCCGACTACG GATTTGAGAATGCAGTGCAAGGTTGCTGTGGCACAGGGCTTTTCGAGGCAGGCTACTTTTGCAGCTTCAGCACCTCGATGCTATGTGGAAACGCCAACAAGTATGTGTTCTTCGACGCAATCCATCCCACGGAGAAGATGTACAAGCTGCTAGCCGACACCGTCATCAACACCACGTTGCATGTATTCATGTGA
- the LOC120692218 gene encoding GDSL esterase/lipase At2g42990-like isoform X1, which produces MNNRFSILTNHATSLCIRICSTTQCRVYRRIYISTAPYPSRQIHHCKKLPPYRRRLQLFAMSSALHFRRHLPWLIFSCFLLHGGGRVLAAAGKGKVPAIIVFGDSSVDTGNNNFIPTVARSNFWPYGRDYANGLPTGRFSNGRLATEFISEAFGLPPSIPAYLDANCTIDQLAAGVSFASAATGLDNATAGVLSVITLAQQLAYFKEYTDRLKAAKGEAAAAEIIGEALYIWSIGTNDFIENYYNLPERRLQYTVGEYQAYLLGLAEAAIRRVHALGGRKMDFTGLTPMGCLPAERIGNRDDPGECNEQYNAVARTFNAKLQELVAKLNSQLPGLHLVFADTYQLLAAVVNRPADYAPRRASQLEAGMRATCPCIGNTSQPAAAEFIQQCPQLITTSFCRCSSLRFAHSFSVDMFVIASTLVFVYMFILADLN; this is translated from the exons ATGAATAATCGTTTCTCCATCCTAACAAACCACGCGACGTCCTTATGTATACGTATCTGCTCCACTACACAGTGTAGAGTGTACAGACGCATATATATAAGCACCGCACCTTACCCGTCCCGTCAGATACACCACTGCAAGAAGCTACCACCGTATCGTCGTCGTCTTCAGTTGTTTGCAATGTCGTCGGCACTCCACTTCCGGAGGCACTTGCCGTGGTTGATCTTCTCCTGCTTCTTGCTTCACGGCGGCGGAAGAGTactggcggcggccgggaaggGGAAGGTGCCGGCGATCATCGTGTTCGGCGACTCGTCCGTGGACACGGGCAACAACAACTTCATCCCGACCGTCGCGCGGAGCAACTTCTGGCCGTACGGGCGCGACTACGCCAACGGCCTCCCCACGGGCCGCTTCTCCAACGGCCGCCTCGCCACCGAATTCATCTCCGAGGCCTTCGGCCTGCCGCCCTCCATCCCCGCCTACCTCGACGCCAACTGCACCATCgaccagctcgccgccggcgtctccttcgcctccgccgccaccggcctcgACAACGCCACCGCCGGCGTCCTCTCGGTGATCACGCTGGCCCAGCAGCTGGCCTACTTCAAGGAGTACACCGACCGCCTCAAGGCCGCCAAGGGCgaagcggcggccgcggagatCATCGGCGAGGCGCTCTACATCTGGAGCATCGGCACCAACGACTTCATCGAGAACTACTACAACCTGCCGGAGCGGCGGCTGCAGTACACGGTGGGCGAGTACCAGGCCTACCTGCTGGGGCTTGCCGAGGCCGCCATCCGCCGCGTGCACGCGCTCGGCGGCCGCAAGATGGACTTCACGGGCCTCACGCCCATGGGCTGCCTCCCCGCCGAGCGGATCGGCAACCGCGACGACCCCGGGGAGTGCAACGAGCAGTACAACGCCGTTGCCAGGACCTTCAACGCCAAGCTGCAGGAGCTCGTCGCCAAGCTCAACAGCCAGCTCCCGGGGCTGCACCTCGTCTTCGCCGACACCTaccagctcctcgccgccgtcgtcaacAGGCCGGCCGACTACG CTCCGCGGAGAGCGAGCCAGCTAGAGGCCGGCATGCGCGCCACATGCCCATGTATTGGCAACACGTCGCAGCCAGCGGCTGCAGAATTCATTCAACAGTGCCCTCAACTCATTACTACAAGTTTCTGCCGCTGCTCTTCTCTTCGCTTTGCACACAGTTTTTCGGTTGACATGTTCGTGATTGCTAGTACTCTTGTATTTGTATATATGTTCATATTGGCAGATTTAAATTAA
- the LOC120688914 gene encoding uncharacterized protein LOC120688914: MGLNYMSLLPPSKATFYSIVPGNSSTPIGSVTLPITFGTKQNIRTEHIKFEVADFESSYHANLGRPTLAKFMAIPHYVYLLLKMPGNIGVLSLRGDLLNSFECDKEVIVHASSIRVPRSMSEILAAAKELSLNKDSMLSKKPSQSSVKPAGDVGTKTIQLQGDDSKTAIIGVGLSDK; the protein is encoded by the coding sequence atgggcctcaactacatgagcTTGCTCCCACCAAGCAAAGCTACCTTCTACAGCATCGTCCCAGGAAACtcctctacaccaattggctcggttactctCCCGATCACATTTGGTACGAAGCAAAACATCCGAACAGAACacatcaagttcgaagtagccgacttcgaatcctCATACCACGCCAACTTGGGAAGACCAACATTGGCCAAGTTTATGGCCATACCTCACTACGTATACttactcctcaagatgccaggaaaTATAGGAGTCCTCTCTCTACGCGGGGACCTCCTCAActccttcgagtgcgacaaggaagtaATTGTCCATGCCTCCAGCATTCGAGTACCTAGATCCATGAGCGAGATACTCGCTGCCGCCAAGGAGCTATCCCTCAACAAGGACTCGATGCTTTCTaagaagccaagccagtcaTCGGTAAAACCAGCCGGGGACGTCGGCACCAAGACCATACAACTACAAGGAGATGACTCTAAAACTGCCATCATTGGAGTAGGCTTgagcgacaaatag